A stretch of Manis javanica isolate MJ-LG chromosome 1, MJ_LKY, whole genome shotgun sequence DNA encodes these proteins:
- the KLF11 gene encoding Krueppel-like factor 11 isoform X1, whose amino-acid sequence MHTPGDADPGDARKVDIMDICESILERKWHDSERSTSSVLEQNDIEAVEALVCMSSWGQRSQKGDLLKIRPLTPVSDSGDVTTTVHVDAAAPELPKDFHSLSTLCMTPPQSPDLMEPSTGTLGPSQVTDSKTHTVVAIPPASAGAAKVLSRRAERSPPCLKPEPLEPAPGTRCRATVMSVIRHTGGSPAHMPTAQTQEYQLSVNRGGAAQFLGHIEALLDTQLTDGLLSTNSVSCQSCSNKTGGLISTDKGQQTGWPVAIQTCSPKNYENDLPRKAAPLISVPMPSPPVLGQMIPVTGQSGMLPAFLKPLPQMSVGTVKPILPHAAPVPQPLFVGPSVPQGTVMLVLPQGPVPQPATCPLSVMAVGSTRVLPLAPAPVFITSSQSCAPQVDFSRRRNYVCTFPGCQKTYFKSSHLKAHLRTHTGEKPFICSWDGCDKKFARSDELSRHRRTHTGEKKFVCPGCERRFMRSDHLTKHTRRHMTARKIPGWQAEVGKLNRIASAEKPGSPLVSMPASA is encoded by the exons ATGCACACGCCGGGCGACGCGGACCCGGGTGACGCGCGCAAG GTTGACATCATGGACATATGTGAGTCAATCCTGGAGAGGAAATGGCATGACAGCGAAAGGTCTACCAGCAGCGTCTTGGAACAGAATGACATTGAAGCTGTTGAGGCTCTTGTTTGCATGAGCTCCTGGGGTCAAAGATCTCAGAAAGGTGACCTCTTAAAGATAAGACCCCTCACACCTGTCTCTGATTCTGGGGATGTCACCACGACTGTGCATGTGGATGCAGCTGCACCTGAGCTACCAAAGGATTTCCATTCTTTATCAACTCTG tgcaTGACTCCTCCTCAGAGCCCTGATCTCATGGAGCCATCAACAGGGACACTTGGTCCTTCCCAGGTAACTGATTCCAAAACACACACGGTCGTGGCCATCCCTCCAGCCTCCGCTGGGGCAGCCAAAGTACTGAGCCGGAGGGCAGAGAGGAGCCCGCCTTGTTTGAAGCCAGAGCCACTGgagccagcccctggcacccGCTGCAGGGCCACGGTAATGAGTGTCATCCGCCACACTGGGGGGAGTCCTGCCCACATGCCTACTGCCCAGACTCAAGAATACCAACTTTCAGTCAACAGAGGAGGAGCAGCACAGTTCCTGGGACATATTGAAGCTTTGCTGGACACACAACTCACAGACGGTTTACTCAGCACTAACTCAGTGTCCTGTCAGTCTTGCTCAAACAAGACTGGTGGTCTGATCTCGACTGACAAAGGCCAGCAGACAGGGTGGCCTGTTGCAATTCAAACCTGTTCAccaaagaattatgaaaatgaCTTGCCAAGGAAAGCTGCTCCTCTGATTTCTGTCCCCATGCCCAGTCCCCCTGTCCTTGGCCAAATGATCCCAGTGACTGGACAAAGTGGCATGTTACCAGCTTTTTTGAAACCCCTGCCCCAAATGTCTGTGGGGACTGTCAAACCCATCCTACCCCATGCTGCTCCAGTGCCCCAGCCTTTGTTTGTGGGACCGTCTGTGCCTCAGGGAACCGTGATGCTGGTTCTGCCCCAGGGACCCGTCCCTCAGCCTGCCACCTGCCCATTGAGTGTGATGGCTGTGGGCAGTACGAGGGTGCTGCCCTTGGCCCCTGCTCCAGTGTTCATCACCTCCAGTCAGAGCTGTGCCCCTCAGGTAGACTTTTCCCGACGGAGGAACTATGTTTGCACCTTCCCAGGCTGCCAGAAAACCTACTTCAAAAGTTCCCACCTCAAGGCTCATCTTCGCACTCACACAG GAGAGAAGCCTTTCATCTGTAGCTGGGATGGCTGTGATAAAAAATTTGCGCGTTCCGATGAACTCTCCCGCCATCGGAGAACTCACACCGGGGAGAAGAAGTTCGTGTGCCCGGGGTGTGAGAGGCGCTTCATGCGCAGCGACCACCTGACGAAGCACACCCGGCGCCACATGACTGCCAGGAAGATTCCTGGCTGGCaggcagaggttggcaaactgAACAGAATTGCCTCAGCAGAGAAACCTGGGAGCCCACTAGTGAGTATGCCAGCCTCTGCCTGA
- the KLF11 gene encoding Krueppel-like factor 11 isoform X2 produces the protein MDICESILERKWHDSERSTSSVLEQNDIEAVEALVCMSSWGQRSQKGDLLKIRPLTPVSDSGDVTTTVHVDAAAPELPKDFHSLSTLCMTPPQSPDLMEPSTGTLGPSQVTDSKTHTVVAIPPASAGAAKVLSRRAERSPPCLKPEPLEPAPGTRCRATVMSVIRHTGGSPAHMPTAQTQEYQLSVNRGGAAQFLGHIEALLDTQLTDGLLSTNSVSCQSCSNKTGGLISTDKGQQTGWPVAIQTCSPKNYENDLPRKAAPLISVPMPSPPVLGQMIPVTGQSGMLPAFLKPLPQMSVGTVKPILPHAAPVPQPLFVGPSVPQGTVMLVLPQGPVPQPATCPLSVMAVGSTRVLPLAPAPVFITSSQSCAPQVDFSRRRNYVCTFPGCQKTYFKSSHLKAHLRTHTGEKPFICSWDGCDKKFARSDELSRHRRTHTGEKKFVCPGCERRFMRSDHLTKHTRRHMTARKIPGWQAEVGKLNRIASAEKPGSPLVSMPASA, from the exons ATGGACATATGTGAGTCAATCCTGGAGAGGAAATGGCATGACAGCGAAAGGTCTACCAGCAGCGTCTTGGAACAGAATGACATTGAAGCTGTTGAGGCTCTTGTTTGCATGAGCTCCTGGGGTCAAAGATCTCAGAAAGGTGACCTCTTAAAGATAAGACCCCTCACACCTGTCTCTGATTCTGGGGATGTCACCACGACTGTGCATGTGGATGCAGCTGCACCTGAGCTACCAAAGGATTTCCATTCTTTATCAACTCTG tgcaTGACTCCTCCTCAGAGCCCTGATCTCATGGAGCCATCAACAGGGACACTTGGTCCTTCCCAGGTAACTGATTCCAAAACACACACGGTCGTGGCCATCCCTCCAGCCTCCGCTGGGGCAGCCAAAGTACTGAGCCGGAGGGCAGAGAGGAGCCCGCCTTGTTTGAAGCCAGAGCCACTGgagccagcccctggcacccGCTGCAGGGCCACGGTAATGAGTGTCATCCGCCACACTGGGGGGAGTCCTGCCCACATGCCTACTGCCCAGACTCAAGAATACCAACTTTCAGTCAACAGAGGAGGAGCAGCACAGTTCCTGGGACATATTGAAGCTTTGCTGGACACACAACTCACAGACGGTTTACTCAGCACTAACTCAGTGTCCTGTCAGTCTTGCTCAAACAAGACTGGTGGTCTGATCTCGACTGACAAAGGCCAGCAGACAGGGTGGCCTGTTGCAATTCAAACCTGTTCAccaaagaattatgaaaatgaCTTGCCAAGGAAAGCTGCTCCTCTGATTTCTGTCCCCATGCCCAGTCCCCCTGTCCTTGGCCAAATGATCCCAGTGACTGGACAAAGTGGCATGTTACCAGCTTTTTTGAAACCCCTGCCCCAAATGTCTGTGGGGACTGTCAAACCCATCCTACCCCATGCTGCTCCAGTGCCCCAGCCTTTGTTTGTGGGACCGTCTGTGCCTCAGGGAACCGTGATGCTGGTTCTGCCCCAGGGACCCGTCCCTCAGCCTGCCACCTGCCCATTGAGTGTGATGGCTGTGGGCAGTACGAGGGTGCTGCCCTTGGCCCCTGCTCCAGTGTTCATCACCTCCAGTCAGAGCTGTGCCCCTCAGGTAGACTTTTCCCGACGGAGGAACTATGTTTGCACCTTCCCAGGCTGCCAGAAAACCTACTTCAAAAGTTCCCACCTCAAGGCTCATCTTCGCACTCACACAG GAGAGAAGCCTTTCATCTGTAGCTGGGATGGCTGTGATAAAAAATTTGCGCGTTCCGATGAACTCTCCCGCCATCGGAGAACTCACACCGGGGAGAAGAAGTTCGTGTGCCCGGGGTGTGAGAGGCGCTTCATGCGCAGCGACCACCTGACGAAGCACACCCGGCGCCACATGACTGCCAGGAAGATTCCTGGCTGGCaggcagaggttggcaaactgAACAGAATTGCCTCAGCAGAGAAACCTGGGAGCCCACTAGTGAGTATGCCAGCCTCTGCCTGA